In Spirobacillus cienkowskii, a genomic segment contains:
- a CDS encoding substrate-binding periplasmic protein, whose product MINKLPKISLLLTLLFYTANVHPIEKLKLVTGNDFAPFSDEKLKDGGMFTAIVKSLLKKINIPFELEFLPWARGYELVKIQKYDASFPYAYTDERATEVKYSKVYLYNSKIYVYTNKNYKDNKNLIDFKGGTYCSSVGYYIENDIQEMINKKELNKISKFDLRIMC is encoded by the coding sequence ATGATAAATAAATTACCTAAAATTTCATTATTATTAACATTATTATTTTATACAGCTAACGTCCATCCAATAGAAAAACTAAAATTAGTCACTGGTAATGATTTTGCACCTTTTAGTGATGAAAAACTCAAAGATGGAGGAATGTTTACAGCAATTGTAAAGTCTTTGTTAAAAAAGATAAATATACCTTTTGAGCTTGAATTTCTTCCTTGGGCAAGAGGTTATGAGCTTGTAAAAATACAAAAATACGACGCATCTTTTCCTTACGCTTATACAGATGAACGGGCAACAGAAGTTAAATATTCAAAAGTTTACTTATACAATTCCAAAATTTATGTTTATACAAATAAAAATTATAAGGATAATAAAAATTTAATTGATTTTAAAGGAGGTACTTATTGTTCTTCTGTTGGATATTATATAGAAAATGATATCCAAGAAATGATCAACAAAAAAGAATTAAATAAAATTTCAAAGTTTGATTTAAGAATCATGTGTTGA